From Epinephelus lanceolatus isolate andai-2023 chromosome 12, ASM4190304v1, whole genome shotgun sequence, the proteins below share one genomic window:
- the LOC117271440 gene encoding dnaJ homolog subfamily B member 6-like, with protein sequence MVDYYQVLGVRRDSSAEDIKKAYRKLALRWHPDKNPENKEEAEKKFKELSEAYEVLSDANKRSIYDRYGKEGLTGNNGGRGGHFHNGDHFHEPFTFRNPDDVFREFFGGSDPFADFFGADPFSDDPFFGSGRRHQSRANRSHRTGGSFFGGFVGFPPFGAGFTPFDPGFGSFGSMSTMGHMGHMGHMTTMGSLGGGGFTSFSSTSFGGGGGGGGMGNFRSVSTSTKIINGRKITTKRIVENGQERVEVEEDGQLRSLTINGKEQLLRLEHK encoded by the exons ATGGTGGACTACTACCAGGTTTTAGGAGTTCGGAGAGATTCGTCCGCAGAGGACATAAAGAAAGC CTACAGAAAGCTGGCGTTGAGGTGGCACCCTGATAAAAACCCAGAGAACAAGGAGGAGGCTGAGAAGAAGTTTAAGGAGCTGTCAGAGGCATATGAAGTTCTGTCTGATG CCAACAAGAGGAGCATATATGATCGCTATGGCAAAGAGGGACTGACAGGGAACAATGGAGGAAGAG GGGGCCATTTCCACAACGGAGATCATTTCCATGAACCATTCACATTCCGCAACCCAGACGACGTCTTCAGGGAATTCTTTGGAGGCAGTGACCCATTTGCAGACTTTTTTG GTGCAGATCCATTTAGTGATGATCCATTTTTTGGCAGTGGCCGGCGGCACCAAAGTCGGGCAAACCGCAGCCACCGGACAGGTGGCTCATTTTTCGGGGGCTTTGTTGGTTTTCCTCCCTTTGGTGCTGGCTTCACACCTTTTGACCCAG GCTTTGGTTCTTTTGGCTCTATGAGCACCATGGGTCATATGGGTCACATGGGTCACATGACAACCATGGGCAGTCTGGGAGGTGGAGGCTTCACTTCTTTTTCCTCCACTTCctttggaggaggaggaggtggaggaggaatgGGCAACTTCCGTTCTGTGTCCACCTCCACCAAGATCATCAATGGCAGGAAGATCACTACTAAAAG AATTGTGGAGAATGGTCAGGAgcgggtggaggtggaggaggatggGCAGCTTCGGTCATTAACCATTAACGGTAAAGAGCAGCTGCTGCGACTGGAACACAAGTAA